The Erythrobacter aurantius genome includes a window with the following:
- a CDS encoding DUF6702 family protein produces MKRLALQLLAALLLAFPAAAPAWAHQQKTTITNVSHNSRTGMVEVIHFVPLHDAEHALKSQGVAAPDIVGDIESRRAFVRYLAERFVLESGGAPVALTLLGSEIDGGNLVIYLEGPSPGAGADVRLSSQLLTDIWARQENRVNIGSGGERRTLIFRAGDRPQTAPLR; encoded by the coding sequence GTGAAGCGCCTCGCCCTTCAGCTTCTGGCGGCGCTGCTGCTGGCGTTCCCCGCTGCCGCACCGGCATGGGCACACCAGCAGAAGACCACCATCACCAATGTCTCGCACAATTCGCGCACCGGCATGGTGGAGGTGATCCACTTCGTCCCCCTGCACGATGCCGAACACGCGCTCAAATCGCAGGGTGTCGCCGCGCCCGACATCGTCGGCGATATCGAGAGCCGCCGCGCCTTCGTGCGCTATCTGGCGGAGCGGTTCGTGCTCGAAAGCGGCGGCGCGCCCGTCGCGCTGACCCTGCTCGGCAGCGAGATCGACGGCGGCAATCTGGTGATCTACCTCGAAGGCCCCTCCCCCGGCGCCGGAGCTGATGTGCGCCTCAGCTCGCAATTGCTGACCGACATCTGGGCGCGGCAGGAAAACCGGGTCAACATCGGCAGCGGAGGCGAGCGCAGAACGCTGATCTTCCGCGCCGGAGACCGCCCGCAAACCGCCCCGCTGCGC